Proteins from a genomic interval of Prevotella sp. E13-27:
- a CDS encoding smalltalk protein: MKNETWKFVLQTIAAILTAIATSLGVQSCM; encoded by the coding sequence ATGAAGAACGAAACGTGGAAATTTGTGTTGCAGACAATTGCGGCGATACTTACCGCGATAGCAACAAGTCTCGGAGTGCAGAGCTGCATGTAA